One window of the Triticum dicoccoides isolate Atlit2015 ecotype Zavitan chromosome 3B, WEW_v2.0, whole genome shotgun sequence genome contains the following:
- the LOC119282744 gene encoding agamous-like MADS-box protein AGL61 — MGRQKIEIRKIESEEARQVCFSKRRAGLFKKASELAVLCGAEVAAVVFSPAGKAFSFGHPSVEAILDRFVPSAAQQPGAVVPGAGLGAAGDRNLAELNRQYGELRTQLEAEKARKERAEEAMAKERAAENQMAAWLDADLRDMGEEELMAFAAALVEVQAAVSERANQVLQEALNVGRSRSASRMLQAPPPPQQQQQLAGGGTFEFGNTSTNAGMEMQQMLLAMPPPPPPEFAPGMDMVQHGGFPY, encoded by the coding sequence ATGGGGCGGCAGAAGATCGAGATCCGGAAGATCGAGAGCGAGGAGGCGCGGCAGGTGTGCTTCTCCAAGCGCCGGGCGGGGCTATTCAAGAAGGCCAGCGAGCTGGCCGTGCTGTGcggcgccgaggtagccgccgtcgtCTTCTCCCCCGCTGGCAaggccttctccttcggccaccccTCCGTCGAGGCCATCCTCGACCGCTTCGTCCCCTCCGCGGCTCAGCAGCCCGGGGCGGTGGTGCCCGGCGCGGGCCTGGGCGCCGCGGGCGACCGCAACCTTGCGGAGCTGAACCGGCAGTACGGCGAGCTGCGCACGCAGCTGGAGGCGGAGAAGGCGCGCAAGGAGCGCGCGGAGGAGGCCATGGCGAAGGAGCGCGCCGCGGAGAACCAGATGGCGGCGTGGCTCGACGCCGACCTGCGCGACATGGGGGAGGAGGAGCTGATGGCCTTCGCCGCCGCGCTGGTGGAGGTGCAGGCCGCCGTCTCGGAGCGCGCCAACCAGGTGCTCCAGGAGGCGCTCAACGTCGGCCGCTCCAGGAGCGCCAGCCGCATGCTCCAGGCGCCCCCACCgccgcaacagcagcagcaactcgccgGGGGCGGTACCTTCGAGTTCGGTAACACCAGCACCAACGCCGGTATGGAGATGCAGCAAATGCTGCTGGCGATGCCTCCGCCGCCCCCGCCGGAGTTCGCCCCAGGAATGGACATGGTGCAGCACGGCGGATTCCCCTACTGA